A single window of Colletotrichum destructivum chromosome 9, complete sequence DNA harbors:
- a CDS encoding Putative class I-like SAM-dependent O-methyltransferase, whose product MKSSVSVLYPNESVARNVTTYSESRSTDLPAHIVAYHEHIDATQPETSMLMISNFQAQNHIWLAKLIGAKRVLEIGVYVGYSGMIWSHAVGPDGTVTGLEFNADYAKQAEAAWAANGITNASVIVGDALETLPALSPSEPYDLIFIDAQKSGYPAYLSTILAASAPSSSTRLLRAGGLVVADNVLRRGIVADDSDENPWIVKEKAQRATYWRSEDVEKLREFNDAVHDEPRLDSWLMPLYDGVHLARLVN is encoded by the exons ATGAagtcctccgtctccgtcctctACCCCAACGAGTCCGTCGCGCGGAACGTGACGACGTACTCCGAGTCCCGCTCCACGGACCTGCCCGCGCACATCGTCGCCTACCACGAGCACATCGACGCCACGCAGCCCGAGACGTCGATGCTCATGATCAGCAACTTCCAGGCGCAGAACCACATCTGGCTCGCCAAGCTCATCGGCGCCAAGAGGG TACTCGAAATCGGCGTCTACGTTGGGTACTCCGGCATGATCTGGTCCCATGCTGTCGGGcccgacggcaccgtcaccggCCTCGAGTTCAACGCCGATTACGCGAAGCAGGCCGAAGCCGCATGGgccgccaacggcatcaCCAACGcgtccgtcatcgtcggcgacgcTCTCGAGAC CCTACCTGCCCTAAGCCCTTCCGAGCCGTATGACCTGATCTTCATCGACGCTCAGAAGTCCGGGTATCCGGCCTACCTCTCCACTATCcttgccgcctccgccccgtCATCCAGCACCCGCCTCTTGCGCGCCGGCGGTCTTGTCGTTGCCGATAAcgtcctccgccgcggcATCGTTGCTGACGACTCGGATGAGAACCCTTGGATTGTTAAGGAGAAGGCTCAGCGCGCCACCTACTGGCGTTCCGAGGACGTTGAAAAGCTGCGCGAGTTCAACGACGCCGTGCACGACGAGCCGCGGCTGGACTCGTGGCTGATGCCACTGTACGACGGGGTCCATCTCGCCAGGTTGGTCAATTGA
- a CDS encoding Putative ORMDL family protein has product MAEPGARRRRSSSILQVHYEPQETLEQISDQAVVPNLNANWVNAKGAWTIHFVLILCLKIFYDVMPGVSQETSWTLTNISYMFGSYIMFHYVRGVPFEFNGGAFDNLNMWEQIDDGAQYTPAKKFLLSVPIVLFLLSTHYTHYDLAYFIINFLAVLAVVIPKLPFSHRMRFGLFSDSDY; this is encoded by the exons ATGGCGGAACCCGGTGCCCGCAGAAGGAGATCTAGCAGCATCCTCCAAGTTCATTACGAGCCGCAGGAGACTCTCGAGCAGATAAGTGACCAGGCCGTCGTGCCCAACCTCAATGCGAACTGGGTCAATGCCAAAG GCGCCTGGACAATTCATTTCGTCCTTATCTTGTGCCTAAAGATATTCTACGATGTCATGCCCGGCGTGTCGCAGGAGACATCCTGGACTCTGACGAATATCTCGTACATGTTTGGCTCCTACATCATGTTCCACTACGTCCGCGGCGTGCCTTTCGAGTTCAACGGCGGCGCGTTTGATAATCTAAACATGTGGGAGCAGATCGACGATGGTGCGCAGTACACCCCGGCCAAGAAATTCTTGCTCAGCGTCCCAATCGTTCTGTTCCTACTCAGCACACATTACACCCACTACGACCTGGCCTACTTCATCATCAACTTCCTGGCCGTGCTGGCAGTCGTCATCCCTAAGCTGCCTTTT AGTCATCGAATGCGATTCGGCCTTTTCTCTGATTCCGACTATTGA